A single genomic interval of Chitinophaga sp. 180180018-3 harbors:
- a CDS encoding alkaline phosphatase family protein: protein MKKTVVIDVVGLSSSLLEHLPFLKAYTQQRHLATVNPMLPAVTTAVQSTYLTGQWPSEHGIVGNGWYDRTDAEIKFWKQSNKLVDAPKIWDRARKLDPSFTCAQMCWWYNMYANVDYSLTPRPNYLSDGRKVPDCYTTPSSLRDHLTEQLGRFPLFNYWGPTANIKSSQWIVDATIITDKMYDPTLTFVYLPHLDYCLQKFGQDPVRNAKELKEIDDLCKQLISYYQQKNCEPIVLSEYGITNVNNPVHLNRILRQEGLLALREENGLELLDAGASKAFAVADHQLAHIYINDPSCYKKVRTILENVPGVQLVLDREGKRQHQLHHPRAGDLIAVADSNSWFTYYYWLDDKKAPDFARIVDIFRKPGYDPVEMFMNPADPFVKLKAGFKLLKKKLGFRYLMNVIPLDATLIKGSHGRLEENPIYHPVVISPRALSKTSLDAVDVYEVIWNQLTGK from the coding sequence ATGAAAAAAACAGTAGTAATTGACGTTGTAGGGCTCTCTTCTTCATTGTTGGAGCACCTGCCTTTTTTAAAGGCTTATACACAACAACGGCACCTGGCAACGGTGAATCCTATGCTGCCTGCAGTAACCACTGCAGTACAGAGTACCTATCTTACCGGGCAATGGCCCAGTGAGCATGGTATTGTAGGCAATGGCTGGTACGACAGAACAGATGCGGAAATTAAATTCTGGAAGCAATCCAACAAACTGGTGGATGCTCCAAAAATCTGGGACCGCGCACGGAAACTGGATCCCTCCTTTACCTGCGCGCAAATGTGCTGGTGGTATAATATGTACGCCAATGTGGATTACTCGCTGACTCCCCGACCCAACTACCTCTCTGATGGTCGTAAAGTGCCGGATTGTTATACTACTCCATCCTCACTGAGAGATCACCTGACAGAACAGCTGGGACGCTTTCCACTGTTCAATTACTGGGGGCCTACCGCCAACATCAAATCTTCCCAATGGATAGTAGATGCTACTATCATCACCGATAAAATGTACGATCCTACACTCACGTTTGTATATCTTCCCCACCTCGACTACTGCCTGCAGAAATTTGGTCAGGATCCGGTACGAAATGCAAAGGAGCTGAAGGAAATCGATGATCTCTGTAAACAACTCATCTCTTATTACCAGCAAAAGAACTGTGAGCCCATCGTTCTCTCTGAATACGGTATCACCAATGTGAATAACCCGGTTCATCTTAACCGGATCCTCCGGCAGGAAGGCCTGCTGGCGCTCCGTGAGGAAAACGGATTGGAACTATTGGATGCAGGGGCATCCAAAGCCTTTGCAGTGGCCGACCACCAGCTGGCGCATATCTATATCAACGATCCTTCCTGCTATAAGAAAGTGCGCACCATACTGGAAAATGTTCCCGGTGTACAACTGGTGCTCGACCGGGAAGGGAAGAGGCAACATCAGCTGCATCATCCGCGTGCGGGGGATCTCATTGCGGTGGCCGATTCCAACAGCTGGTTTACTTATTACTACTGGCTGGACGACAAAAAAGCGCCGGACTTTGCCCGAATCGTCGACATTTTCCGTAAACCCGGATATGATCCGGTTGAGATGTTCATGAATCCGGCAGATCCATTTGTTAAACTGAAGGCTGGTTTTAAGCTGCTGAAGAAAAAACTGGGTTTCCGCTACCTGATGAACGTGATCCCGCTGGATGCTACCCTCATTAAAGGATCGCATGGCCGTTTGGAAGAAAACCCGATTTACCACCCGGTCGTGATCAGCCCCCGCGCGCTTTCCAAAACCAGTCTGGATGCAGTTGACGTATATGAAGTGATATGGAACCAGCTCACTGGTAAATAA